Within Planococcus citri chromosome 2, ihPlaCitr1.1, whole genome shotgun sequence, the genomic segment CTTCGATCAGACACTCCGCACAAATACAATATATTAAAATAATCCGATATTTATACTCAATAATTTACCTTCTTATCGGCAACTTCGACGAGATAATGCAGCAACGTGGTGCCTTTAAACGAACTGGATTTCGTATCTGCTAATTTATTCAATGATGCCAACCTGAAGCCGAGAGCATTTCCTCTGGCGCCTCGATTCATATAGTTACCCAAGGCCAATacaatttctagtaattttttcaatttacgcgACCTGGCCACCTCCCTGGACGCTTCCATGACAGCTTTGACTCTAGGTTCGATTTCAGATACCCAGGCGTTGAATCTTTTCTTGTAATGTAAACTTCGTAGTCTCTGTTCGTAATGAGGGATCCTGAAAAACCCCAAAATACAATTAATACCTTCCAATTGGGTGTGGAGAGAGTACAGGATGAAAAATAGAGTTGAACATACTTGGAAATTTCGTATAAGAATCTGTCTGCTCTGGCTAAGCTATCGATTTCTTCGCTGTGTTCTTCTAATAGAGCAGATTCCTCAGGGGTAGGGGTAAATTTGAGGAGTTGTTCGACCATGTCTAAAGGTAACTGATCTCTGCAGTCCATACTCAGGATGACTCTGTGAAAACATTAAATCATTCGATTAGTATCCAGAAACCTGAATAAGAAACAGGACTGGAAgatggaggaggaggagagcTTACTTGGAAATTTCTTCGTCGGACATTTTCAATTTGGATAAcaaaattgtgcaattttgaGCACGTCTGCCGTCTATCACAGATAATATTTTAGTTCTATTTTTACCAACTAGTCTGAGATCCTCTACGGAGCCTTCGttctgcaaaaaataattttaaaaaaatcgtattaaaCAAcgaccccaaaaaaaatcatttcaatcgACTCGTTGAGATACTCACATTAGCTCCGGCTTTTTGGTACGCGCAGAATAACTTATCGATATTCTCCAGCTCCATGACTTTGTACAATTTGGTATCGTCGAGCTCAGTCCAAACGGTGCCGTTGACTTTCGCATCGGGTAACTTGGACCAGTTGAATGATTTCAGCGGATTCGACGGTTTCGGCACGTTCTTGATTTCCGTCCGGACTTGTGGTAACGATGGAGGAGGCATCGGAGCGCAAGGAGGTGCTGGTATACCTGGCGccggaggaggtggaggaggaggtTGTTTAGGCGCCGAGATAGGAGGCGGAGGCGGCGCTACGCCGTTACATTGGGTCTTCTCTAATCCAGAATCTGTGCTTCTCAAGCCAACAACCTACATAATCAAAAAAGGAcgaattggtgaaaaaaatactcaactcgaagttgaaaaaaaaaagaaactggtTTCTTGATTGAAGGGAAAAATGAGTTTACCTTGGCATCATCGGGTAAACTACCAGAATTGAGTAAGGTTTCGAGACGTTTCCTTTCGTCTTGTTCGTATGTAGCTCGATGTTCCAGTTCGCTAGTTCGGTCTTCCAGTTCTGAGATCTTTTGACGAGCTTCCAAATGAGCGGCGGTTTCTTTTTCCAGACGTTCTTTGACACGCTGTAAACTGGCTTCGATGTCTTCCTGGTGGAAATCAAACAAACACAGAATATGAAGAGCAATGTATCGAATTTTTCGAAtagtaattttgttcaaaagaTGAGATTAGGAAAATATTCTCATATTTGAATTCAGGGTAAAAAATGCATCTAAATTGATACCAAACGCGATACCATTCTCATCAATGTCATGTTACCTCTCAAATTTGAGGAGGCACTTAAATATTATTCTAcatgaagctgaaattcataAAACATGTATTGAGACAGGGGACCCCAGAAATAATGGATACATTTCGCCGGCCCTAACAGTTTCAGAAGGGGAGAGGGGACCCTCTTGAAGGGATAGAGCATCGTAGAACTGGTTGTCTGTGTGCTAATCCAGCaacccaaggtcgtctgtctgggTGTTCAACTCctcaaagtcattgacccgtctctTTGGCTTCTCAAAAGTCCTCTTGAGCTCACTGACCCGCGTGTCTAGACTccaaaggtcactgacctatatGTTTACTCTCTCAAAGTCGCCTGTCTAGCCTTTCAAGATCATTGACCCGACTGTCGCGCCTCTCAAACTTATTGACCTGTTTGTCgggcttctcaaggttgtctgtcttcCTGTGGGGCCTCTAAAGGTCACTGGCCCGTCCATCTGCAATCAAAGGGTTACTGATCATCCAAGATTgcttgtctgtctgtctgtctgtctgtctgtctgtctagcCTTCTGAGTCATTGACCAGCAGTCTGACCGTTtcaggtcactgacctatctgtATCACCTtatgaggtcattgacctgtttgcatagcttctcaaggttgtctgtcgtTGTCACTTCCTATCGGGCATCtataggtcattgacctgtctggctGGAATGAAGGTCAATGACCCGGCAACCTACCATCTAAAGATCATTGACCCACCCATCTGGCCTCTCACAGTCACTGAACTATCTAGCGCctcttaaagtcattgacctgtctgtccgGCTTCTCAAGGTTCTCTGTCTTCCTGTTTGGCCTCTAAAGATCATTGACCCGCCCATCTGCACTCAAAAGGTTACTGATTCACATGTCTAACCATCCAAGGTTGTCATTCTGTCTATCTGGCCAGTCTGGCCCTTAGGATCATTGACCTAGCAGTCTGACTAGTtcaggtcactgacctatctgtctCACCttctgaggtcattgacctgttttcATAGCTTCTCACGGTTGTATGTCTTCCTCACTTCCTATCAAACATCTgtaggtcattgacctggctgGCTGGAATCTTAAGGTCAATGACCAGTAATCCAACATCTAAAGGTCATTGCCCCATCCATGTGGACTCTCACAGTCACTGATTGATCTATCTAGCTACCCAAGGTCATCTACATGTCTGGCATCTCAAGGCCAATGATCCGTCACTTCCATCAGTCTGCcatctaaaggtcattgactcatcgatctggactctcaaggtctCTGATCTATCAGTCAAGTCACCTAAGGTTGTCTGCCTACTTGTCTGacctctaaaggtcattgatccaTTTGTCTGACAcactgaggtcattgacctagctgtatgtattttcaaggtcACTCTTCTATCTGGCTAGCATCCCAAGGTCATCAGTCTGTCAGTTTCAATTTGTCAATATAGCTTCCCAATGTCATCTATAGgcttgtctggcttctcaagataattgacccgtctgtcctgccgcttaaggtcattgacagTTATTCTGTTAAGCTTCTCAAGGTTAACAGTCTCCTTGTCTAGCCTTTCGAGGTCATCAGTGTGCCTATCTAGCTTTCCAAGGTCATTGAACCGTCTCTcaggcctctcaaggtcgtctttCTTCCTGTCTGACTTCTAAAGGTCGTTGACCCATCCGTGTGGCCAGGCTTCTCGAAGTCGCCTCGTCTGCCTGGCTTCAGACCTCTTATGCTTATTGACCTAATTTTACTGAGCAGCCTCTCAACTTTCAATGGTGTTTgtgtgcctgtctggcttcccaaggtcgtctgtctgcttgtctggTCCATTTCACCAGCCCTactcaaagttttttttaaaaatggagtgAGGGGAGAAAATGAAATGCAGTGAACAGCTCTATCGATCCTCTATCCTTCAACATATGTAATATTAGGGGATCTTgtttatttgggggggggggggtagcctGCTCCAACGTCCGGaccgaaaaaattactttcaaaacCACCAAGATATCTCCCACACTTACTTTTTCTTGCGTCTTGTGATCGAGTTCTTGCTCTTTCATCGCCAACTTAGTAACTATATCCAGATTCTCTTTCTCCAGTAACTCGGCTTTAGCTCGAGCTTCGGCGAGTTCTTCTTCTTTGGCGAGTCTACATGAAACAAAACAACCCAGACAATAATACCAACTTCTCGAAAGGCATTAAAACAGGGAAGGGGTTTTTTGAACTTGAGAACTTACAGGTGGATAATTTCTTTAACGTTAATGCTAATCGGTGTGACGTCGTTATCGGTGCCATTTTCCGTCTGTAGAACAATCTGCTGTACGATTCTGTCGAATAACAACCAATGCTGCGAGTGATTACCGTAATCCACTGAAACAATCGTAAACCACACACATACAGATTCCAGTAGGTACACGTAGTCAAATGCGTACATATGTACAAAACAATTTACAACACCTAAGCTTAGTTAGATTTCATTATACATTCCATTACCTACATTTCACAATTATTAACTTACATCTTTAATACCTACGTTTACGTAGATATTCTGCATCGTAAACGACGATGCACTCATCTaggaaataattataaaataaatgttaTTAAAATAATACACGTAGGTATACGGTGCAGTGTGTTTCGCgactcgacaaaaaaaattcattatgttATGATAATTAAAGGAGGAAGAGAAAAGcattcttttcctttttttcttacatatttaaatttataaatgtaTATAAGGTGTAAATGAAGGAAGTAGTAAAAGGATTGAATATTAATATACTTACACGGTAGTAAAAGGCAATGATGAAGTAACGAGAGTAGATGAGGATACGCTTGTGTATGACTTAGTTTATTTCGCAATAATTCGAACATCGCTGTCGAACTGTTTATATCGACTTGATcctgtaaatgaaaaaatgttagaattaaaaattttgaaaatcaggacTCAAAGAGGAAAAAGAGCAGTTCTGTATAGTTTTTTGGACTTACCACGTTGTATTTTCTAGCTAGTTCTTTTTCGTCTTCGTTTCGGACCATGTCGAAGAAATCTAAATGCctgaaaacaaacaataaaataatttagtaTTCAAGACTGagttttgatccaaaaaaaattgaagggataGTGACTTATGAAGTTTTGtcagccaaaatttgaaaaaaatcattaaaaaatcaagttttattatttgaggcagtttttaaaaaaacagaatcaGAATtctgagtttttaaaaaaaatttcattggacACTAATTTTTATGACTATTTTTATACCCCTTTGCTCTTTCTATTCTCCTTTTTCTCCAACGCCCACTTTATAAATTTTAGTTTATAAATccgatttttttctgctctttaAACagaggtattaatttttttcttgaaaatcatgatttttgatggACTTATTTTTCTTGACTTGATTTGAAATCAGAACTTTGTCATGATTGTCCCTTTTCTTAGTTTCTTCTTCTTTCCCTGCTCTCATCTTTCCTCTGCCTTAATAAAAGTATCTAACAAATAAAACAACGTGCGTacaaaagaaggaaaaaagcaggacttccaCACGTTTCAATTTGGGGCAGaagatgataatttttggtgtcGAAATGTTTCCCTAAAATaactagaataatttttcagagaaatgaaaattattctgcaaGAAGAGAATGAGAATGGAACATTATTGTTTCattagagaaatgaaaaaagcaaaacgttTTTAGCAATATTGacaaagtgagactttttttgcaattttgccaaaaaaacatgacttttaaGGCTGTTCAGACAGAAAACAGGAGTTTctgacaaatttggcaaaacACCAAAGCACgagactttttgaatattttataactACAGGACCTTTTtagtaatttggaaaaaactggattttttacaaatttttaagaaaaaaaatcaaaacttgttttggatgttttgacaaaacttggaaatgaaaaaaagtgagattttccgacaattttggaaaaaatgggattttttaaaaattttggaaaaaattggatttttgacaattttggaaaatatccaattttttgacaactctGGAAAAAATGGGAGTTTTTTTacgactttggaaaaaaatgggattttttgacaattttgggaaaaaaagggaaattttgaaaaaaaataagattttttgacaattttgaaaaaaaaataagattttttgacaattttggaaagaattcaatttttttgacaattttggaaaaaatgaaattttttgacaattttggggaaaatgagattttctaacaattttggcaaagaaataGGGCCCTTTAtggaaatttggcaaaaaacatgactttctATGGCGCTTCAGACAAAAAACATGAGCTTTTGACAAATTTAGTAAAACACGAGACTTTACAAAACCAtaggactttttttgacaattttgaaaaaaacagggattttttgacaattttgaaaaaaaaaaataagattttttgacaagtttggaaagaatttaattttttgacaatttaggggAAAATGAGGTtttctaacaattttggcaaagaaataGGGTCCTTTAtggaaatttggcaaaaaacatgactttctATGGCGCTTCAGACAAAAAACATGAGCTTTTGACAAATTTAGTAAAACACGAGACTTTACAAAACCATAggacctttttgacaattttggaaaaaacaggatttttagacagtttaaaaaaaaaaatcaaaacttggaAATGGCATAAAGTGAGATTTCCTGACAATTTTGGAGATAGATGGGGTTTCTTGCTGATTTTAACAAAGGAAGGgtcttttttggcaatttaggcaaaaacggTACCGTctactaaaatttttgacaattttgacaaaaatttgtcacaaacagcaattttttaataattttaataaaaatgaaatttttaaacaatttttatcaaaaaaaaaatcaaaacgaaaaaatgaacttttttttgcaaattttggcaaaaaacattctaattttttgaaattttttcccgaGCAGgggcgtttttttgttttttggtattttttgttttacacgccaatttcggaaaaaaaccAGATTATTTCAAACCCAAAATTCCTCAGTTGATAAGGTacttagtaaatttttgaaaaatttggacttttttgacaaaaaagaggattcttggcaattttgaccaaaataggatttctaatcatttttatttaaaaaaaaaacaggacctttctaacaattattgcaaaaaacagggatttttttggcactttgcgcaaacaaaagaaaattggGATTTCTctcgaaaaacaaaacttttttagcaatgacaaaaaaataaattattatgaaacaaaaatcagaacattttgtacctacacatattttgccaaaaaaaaacagaaattttgtgtagcaattttgacaagttctgactattttgattttaaaaaaaatcatccattcATTCTTGAgacaattgttgaaaaaattgaactttattAGGCAACTTTAACAAAAATcagagctttttaaaaattttttggaggggttttagaatttcatcaagaacaagattttctgacaattttaaccTCCAAAAATGAATACATCATTTATcacagtttttgcaaaaaaaaaaagtctttttggcaaaacattgaatttttttgttggaattttagTCCAAAAAACCcgaattacttacttgaaaagtttgaccaaaaaaaaatattatgcaaatgAAACAAAAGTCAGccttttttggatattttggcaaaaaaataggactttttcgAAATCGTAACTTTTGAAGCTCAGACCATTTCTCCTTCCCCACTCATCTCCCCTCTCTTGGTTCAAGATCGTAACTTTTgaaccttgatttttttctgacttGAAACCAGAAGTCTCggttcaaaatgtaaatttagaACCTGTGACGCTGCaggaaatgtgatttttcaagCTCGAAACTAAAATCACAATTCCAGTCTGACTATGACATCTTACttagttttcaaaatcacacttttttttcctgataatttctgattcagaattttgatcTCGAGTAACATActttctgttcaaaatttcatctataatcgaaaattttactcattccTCCCCCTTCACCCACATTTTGATCGCTAATAACAGCGTCCCAAGTAATCTCAACACCAATTTCCATTCAACTTACCTATCTAAAGTCTGATTTTCGTGTTTGCGTAATTTATTGATGACTGGTTGAATTCCCAACATGATGAATTCGTATCTGAGATGCAATCTGAACTCGAGATTTTCCTGACCTGGTCCATAACTCAGAACAGCGTTCACAAACGACATGATGGCCGTTTTCAAACTGACGTCGTCTTTATACAGTCCAGTACTGCGGTCTAGATCGTTGACGATTCCCTGCGAATTTGGAATTATTGACGAAAATAAGTACGtggtttttccaaaatgtacGTATCAAAAGGATAAAGTATAAGGTATAGAATTTCATATACCTGAAACCGAGTCCGTTCGCAGGAGAAACTCTGATAATGAGTCATCGCTTCTAAAACTTTCTTATGGCCACCGGGGACTAGACAAGAGGCGCCGAGTATTTCCAAAACGGCAACTTTGGTTTTGATATTCTCAGTCTGAAGACTTTGTGCTATGGTGTTGATAGCGGTAGGATGAGCTAATACGTGAGCTCTGCCGGTCTaaaaagaggtgaaaaaaaatattacataaacCGTATCGAAAAGACAAATTGCAATCAACAAGTAGGGTGACATTTTATCGCAGACTTACTGAATTATTCATCAGAGCTTTCACGCAGCCAATTAAGGACGTATGAACGGAACTTTGAGCTGTGTCGTAATCCATTTCGGAAAGAGCGTCTAATAAATAAATCAAGCCGTCCATTTCCATGAATCTTAAAACGTAACTGTTCGGCTGCGTTCGTAAAGCTGTCTTCAATGAATCCAATAATCTGGCGTAGCTGAGCAGTTCGTTGTCGTTTGTACCGTTGTgatctttttgtttcaaatttgttacctggaagagtgaaaaaaaagtatcaataaCCTTATTCTTCCTTGATCAGTTCTTTGGGAGGTTCGccattttggaataaaaaaatctccattGGCAAGAAGAATATACCAAAATTGGGCCATGGGCTCTTTCTCCATTCAATTGacccatttcaaaattttcaatattttttgctactttttgaaaagataaggaagggtgaaattttcaaagagacattatctgatttatttttagtattttttttttcagatgtgaAATGAGGGTAGAACTTGTCTCTTATGAAATCTAATTTAAAAACTCACCATAGCTTTGACTTTTTCCACATACTGTTCGGGGTTCTGAGACAAATCTGTAGCATTTTCAACATCCTACacacgaaacaaaaaaacacaccaagaatataagtatacgagtacagGTACGCATCATTACAAAGAGATAAGAGAAAAAGCACTTTAAAAACCCTAGGTATGTTTTAAGTATGTACTTCAACGACTAATTATAAACCCATCTCTTACTTTTTTACGGCTGCAATAAATCTGCCATTTTTTCTCCGCCGGTAAATCCATCATAGCAGCTTTATTAGGCGCCGTAAGGTCCAGTTCTTCCTGTAATCAGACATGCATTTACAACGTGAATGAATCTGggtgtgtaggtaggtaggtaggtaggtactaggtagtgaGGTAGAGGTAGAAGTAAGAATAATCTAATTTCAGCCCAAAGCATCGGAGTGGCAATTCGTGCCGGGCTAATTGAGTTTTAGGAGTTGTTCATTAGGTACCTTATTACTTCACAGTTCACACTTGTTAGTTGGATTCTATCAAATTGGGTGTTTCTGCCacagagctcggatttttaccAAAGTGTTGCGGGTTTATTCCGAAATGTACCggatgaaaattattcgaattcgtTGATTACTCGAAAATTATGCTTATATCAAATCTATGCACCCATACGTGGTTAATTAGATGAGGgaaaacgatgaaaatactcgtaaatccCACGTGAAGACCGTTCAAGTTTCAGAATATACTAAACTTTCAACTTGTTTCAATATTATTCATCCTAGTATCGAAAATAAGGCCATCGAGGGAGGGGGGCAAGGGTGCAGTTTGTCCCGGGTCCGGCAAAAAAGGGCTTGTGATGAAAGTAAAtcctatttttttacttctaaaaacacaaattttcaaaaagggcttgttttctttttcaaaataagagcaCATACGTTCTGCACTTTATTCACGAGAGGTCGAATTTCAGCAGCAAAAACATGGATTTTCAAGGACGAAGAAATGAAATCAAGACCTCtggttgaaatttcagttttgtagAAGGAAGGAGTAATTCTGTTGGatgatatttattttctttttacgtgaattttttatgcaatttcccaaaaattttgaatgaattttgaaaaatatttctaccaaaaatgagaacctttgaaaagaaatatttttgtactttgaAATGGTTCTTGTATATTCGTCGAAGGGAAAAGGGGGGGTGTCAGAAGCGGGGTGCCTCAATTTTGCTAGTTTGAAGAATctcgtgatttttgaaaaattatgttcatCAATTTTATCTGAGTAcacatttgaaattcaatagcatttttttcactcttctttACAATCGATTATgcgactgaaaaaatttttggagggaAAAGGACACGTAAAGATGATGATTTACACCttcatttttgatcgaaaatcgaCTTTATTTTACCCCCAGACCAGAAAAAGGCTaattctttttccaattttttcagccTATCAGAAGTGTTTATTATACATTTCGAGTTTTGAGGTTAAATGagtaccaaaaaatcaaattcgtgcGTTCAAAACTCTACGTTTCGATaccaatattgtttttttttctcgaattattGAGATTTGTTCCACTCCCAGGGCCACATTTTGAGTCTCTGGATCAAATggtcataaaaaaaatgaaaaattgagacctAACTGAAAAAACTTAAACTTCAACGCTTGTATTGCCTCTCAGACCACATAAATATTAGATTTTTGGGTCGAATCAAATGACCATCAAACGATTTTCGGTACCaacttgacttttttcaaaataacttgattttgaccccccccccccctcttcccccTTCCTgacacattttaaattttcaagttgaacgaTCATCAGAACGTGAATGAACtccctttatttttatttaaaatccaattacattttttgataattttgaattttatacctactcttCCCATGaggtactttttggattttcaagtcGAACGATTATCAATAAGAGTTATATGGGTGTTAGAATATGAGATTTTtaaaagagtaaattttgattttgaaatcagtGACTTTACAGCCTTAAAAATTGAACCCTCCGAAACTTCGGAGTAGTGTTTCAGATTCAAATACAAAGTTTTCGAAAGTGTTGATTCCGATTCCAAAATTCGTTTGATGGCCTCAAGATCAAATCTGATCacgttttacaaaatttcgagttcaatCTGCTTTTTTGGAAAgctcgattttgattttaaggtcAAACAGATCAGAATCGgcgtattaaaaatttttcgacatttactcatcttgcatttttttgatatttttggccTCAATCCCGCTACAGGAGGCATTATTTTGGTTTTGAGGTCAAATAGATTTCATCATTGGAATCAgcgcaaaatcaaaaaaaaatataggaaatTCAATTTAGTTACCtgagaattttatattttttcgtcaaaattatctACTTTTTCACGTGATtcttttttcacctaaaaaaaaaactcccccCGGAGTCCCCAGCTATTTTGATCTGCTTGTATAAATTCTCCCAaaattgggataaaaaaatcaaaaatagaagtttgaaaattttaaaaaaatttagaagtaGAAATTTGGCTTTGAttagtttttttggttttttgcaacTTTAGGTAGCTTAATTCAACGAGACTGATATTATTTGGAGGCTGAAGgaagttttgattttgtgtCTGTAATTTTAGCCAACTTCAATAGGTCGGATgacagctttttcaaaattctgaaaatcatgcccaaaatttgagctcaaaatttttcaaaattgatcaaaaaatgtttctgtcgatccttttttttgaaaaaaaaacaaaaaacaaacagaaaattatGACCTAATTTGgacttcaaaattcttcagaagtgCTTCAGGGCcatattcatagacgttacttagggatcacttggctaagtggtgaattttgaagcaatttttccaggcgtgattgaatttttgaaattttgtttttgaataaattgagaga encodes:
- the DAAM gene encoding disheveled-associated activator of morphogenesis 1 isoform X3, coding for MGKIQMASVTSALPVWPSSFSQRISSLFSTMPTQSFARNGRKGWCGCFKEDEPPEITYCVVDNAGTLTLQTMTPTQPMPPEEELNTVFAEFLEELDLTAPNKAAMMDLPAEKKWQIYCSRKKDVENATDLSQNPEQYVEKVKAMVTNLKQKDHNGTNDNELLSYARLLDSLKTALRTQPNSYVLRFMEMDGLIYLLDALSEMDYDTAQSSVHTSLIGCVKALMNNSTGRAHVLAHPTAINTIAQSLQTENIKTKVAVLEILGASCLVPGGHKKVLEAMTHYQSFSCERTRFQGIVNDLDRSTGLYKDDVSLKTAIMSFVNAVLSYGPGQENLEFRLHLRYEFIMLGIQPVINKLRKHENQTLDRHLDFFDMVRNEDEKELARKYNVDQVDINSSTAMFELLRNKLSHTQAYPHLLSLLHHCLLLPLDYGNHSQHWLLFDRIVQQIVLQTENGTDNDVTPISINVKEIIHLLAKEEELAEARAKAELLEKENLDIVTKLAMKEQELDHKTQEKEDIEASLQRVKERLEKETAAHLEARQKISELEDRTSELEHRATYEQDERKRLETLLNSGSLPDDAKVVGLRSTDSGLEKTQCNGVAPPPPPISAPKQPPPPPPPAPGIPAPPCAPMPPPSLPQVRTEIKNVPKPSNPLKSFNWSKLPDAKVNGTVWTELDDTKLYKVMELENIDKLFCAYQKAGANNEGSVEDLRLVGKNRTKILSVIDGRRAQNCTILLSKLKMSDEEISKVILSMDCRDQLPLDMVEQLLKFTPTPEESALLEEHSEEIDSLARADRFLYEISKIPHYEQRLRSLHYKKRFNAWVSEIEPRVKAVMEASREVARSRKLKKLLEIVLALGNYMNRGARGNALGFRLASLNKLADTKSSSFKGTTLLHYLVEVADKKFKDVLNLEEDIRHVRNASKVSIAELEKDMLQLRNNLKEVEREIEFHRVQPLIHGDRFLPVMKEFLTTATCRFSELEDLFQDMKTRFDRAVRLFGEDNSTIQPDDFFGIFDLFLTSFNEAKHDLENIRKRRDEEEKRAKQEVEMKKRTVDRKHSKDLNGTLLHSGQNLRNGVSNGKLAADKGEFDDLISALRTGDVFGEDSMAKIKRSRKSRHSPPKINRDDSRERILNNRP
- the DAAM gene encoding disheveled-associated activator of morphogenesis 1 isoform X4 yields the protein MPASVTSALPVWPSSFSQRISSLFSTMPTQSFARNGRKGWCGCFKEDEPPEITYCVVDNAGTLTLQTMTPTQPMPPEEELNTVFAEFLEELDLTAPNKAAMMDLPAEKKWQIYCSRKKDVENATDLSQNPEQYVEKVKAMVTNLKQKDHNGTNDNELLSYARLLDSLKTALRTQPNSYVLRFMEMDGLIYLLDALSEMDYDTAQSSVHTSLIGCVKALMNNSTGRAHVLAHPTAINTIAQSLQTENIKTKVAVLEILGASCLVPGGHKKVLEAMTHYQSFSCERTRFQGIVNDLDRSTGLYKDDVSLKTAIMSFVNAVLSYGPGQENLEFRLHLRYEFIMLGIQPVINKLRKHENQTLDRHLDFFDMVRNEDEKELARKYNVDQVDINSSTAMFELLRNKLSHTQAYPHLLSLLHHCLLLPLDYGNHSQHWLLFDRIVQQIVLQTENGTDNDVTPISINVKEIIHLLAKEEELAEARAKAELLEKENLDIVTKLAMKEQELDHKTQEKEDIEASLQRVKERLEKETAAHLEARQKISELEDRTSELEHRATYEQDERKRLETLLNSGSLPDDAKVVGLRSTDSGLEKTQCNGVAPPPPPISAPKQPPPPPPPAPGIPAPPCAPMPPPSLPQVRTEIKNVPKPSNPLKSFNWSKLPDAKVNGTVWTELDDTKLYKVMELENIDKLFCAYQKAGANNEGSVEDLRLVGKNRTKILSVIDGRRAQNCTILLSKLKMSDEEISKVILSMDCRDQLPLDMVEQLLKFTPTPEESALLEEHSEEIDSLARADRFLYEISKIPHYEQRLRSLHYKKRFNAWVSEIEPRVKAVMEASREVARSRKLKKLLEIVLALGNYMNRGARGNALGFRLASLNKLADTKSSSFKGTTLLHYLVEVADKKFKDVLNLEEDIRHVRNASKVSIAELEKDMLQLRNNLKEVEREIEFHRVQPLIHGDRFLPVMKEFLTTATCRFSELEDLFQDMKTRFDRAVRLFGEDNSTIQPDDFFGIFDLFLTSFNEAKHDLENIRKRRDEEEKRAKQEVEMKKRTVDRKHSKDLNGTLLHSGQNLRNGVSNGKLAADKGEFDDLISALRTGDVFGEDSMAKIKRSRKSRHSPPKINRDDSRERILNNRP